A section of the Ranitomeya imitator isolate aRanImi1 chromosome 7, aRanImi1.pri, whole genome shotgun sequence genome encodes:
- the LOC138646003 gene encoding histone H1C-like, translating to MAETAPAAAPPPAEPAAKSKKQPKKSAAKKSNKPSGPSVSELIVKAVSASKERSGVSLAALKKALSAGGYDVEKNNSRLKLAVKSLVTKGALLQVKGSGASGSFKLNKKQETKDKVAKKKPAAAAKPKKPAAAKKAAKSPKKPKKAPTAAKKSPKKAKKPAAAKKAAKSPKKPKAAPKPKKVTKSPAKKAAKPAKSPAKKAAKAKKPAAKK from the coding sequence ATGGCAGAGACCGcgccagccgccgctccccctcccgcagaaccggccgccaaatccaagaagcagccgaaGAAATCTGCTGCCAAGAAGAGCAATAAACCCTCCGGCCCCAGCGTCTCCGAGCTGATCGTGAAAGCCGTGTCCGCCTCCAAGGAGCGCAGCGGGGTGTCTCTGGCCGCCCTGAAGAAGGCTCTGTCTGCCGGAGGATACGATGTAGAGAAGAACAACAGCCGCCTGAAGCTGGCCGTCAAGTCTCTGGTCACCAAGGGCGCCCTCCTCCAGGTGAAAGGCAGCGGCGCCTCCGGGTCCTTCAAGCTGAACAAGAAGCAGGAGACGAAGGACAAAGTGGCCAAGAAGAAGCCAGCAGCTGCGGCCAAACCTAAGAAACCCGCTGCTGCCAAGAAAGCCGCCAAATCTCCGAAGAAGCCCAAGAAGGCTCCGACCGCGGCCAAGAAGAGCCCGAAAAAGGCCAAGAAGCCCGCAGCTGCCAAGAAAGCGGCCAAGAGCCCCAAAAAGCCGAAAGCCGCTCCCAAGCCCAAGAAGGTGACGAAGAGTCCGGCTAAGAAGGCGGCCAAACCCGCCAAGAGTCCGGCTAAGAAGGCTGCGAAAGCCAAGAAGCCCGCGGCTAAGAAATAA